A stretch of DNA from Alkalidesulfovibrio alkalitolerans DSM 16529:
TGATTCGGCCTTCGCACGCCTTCCGCACATGGTCTGCTATTCCGTGAAGGCCAACTCGAACATCCACATCCTGAGGCTTCTGGCCGAAAAAGGCGCAGGAGTGGACATCGTCTCGGGTGGCGAGCTGTATCGCGCGCTCAAGGCCGGGGTGCCCGGTGGACGGATCGTCTTTTCTGGCGTGGCGAAGACGGCCGACGAGATTGAGGACGCCCTCAAGGCGGGCATCCTGATGTTCAACGCCGAATCTCTGGACGAATTGAAAGCCATCGATGCCACGGCCGCCAGGCTTGGCAAGAAGGCCCGGGTAGCCTTGCGCATCAACCCCGACGTCGATCCCAAGACCCATCCCTACATTTCCACGGGGATGAAGAAGAACAAGTTCGGCCTGGACATGGAGACCGCACTCGTTGGATACGAAATGGCCCGCGACATGACCAACGTCGAGCCTGTGGGCATCGATTGCCACATCGGTTCGCAACTGACTACCCTGGAACCTTTCCTCGAAGCGTTGGACAAGGTTTTGGGCTTCTATCGCCGCCTGAAGGACATGGGCATCGAGGTCACCTATCTGGATCTGGGCGGGGGACTTGGCATCACCTACAACGAGGAAGAGCCGCCCCACCCCTCGGCCTTCGGCGAGGCGCTGACAGAGCGGTTGAAGGATCTGCCGCTGACGCTGATCCTCGAACCAGGCCGGGTTATCAGCGGCAACGCAGGTATTTTGGCCTTCAGGACGCTGTACACCAAGACTACGCCGGTCAAGAAATTCCTCATCGTGGACGCGGCCATGAACGATCTCGTGCGGCCCTCGCTCTATGGATCGTACCACCGCATCGAGGAAGTGGCTAAAATGGGCCGTCCGGTCGAGATCGTGGACATCGTGGGAGGCATTTGCGAATCCACGGACTTCCTGGCCCGCGACCGCGAAATGCCCGCCGTCGAGCCTGGAGAGTATCTGGCCGCTTTTTCTGCCGGCGCTTATGGCATGACCATGTCCTCGCAATACAACTCGCGCCGCAGGGCCGCCGAAGTACTGGTGGACGGCGCAAAAGTCCGTCTCATCCGCCGCCGTGAGACCTATGACGACATCATTGCGCCCGAGATGGAGAGCGAATAGCCTTTTGCGGACATCACGAAAGGCAAAGGCCCTGTGGGTTCTCCACAGGGCCTTTTATTTTGCAGTGGCAGCAAAAAAGAGCGGAGCAGATCATTCTTCGTGGTCAAAGCTCAGGTGCCCCCCACACAGGAGTTCGTCCGCCACGGCGACGAGCGAGGGACGATAGGAACCGTCCTGGACAAGGCGCTTGAGCGCTTGAATGCGCTTGGCCCTGTCCTCCGGGTTTTCACGGGGCGTCACCGGAATTCCTTGCCCGGTCGCCTGCTCGTCTTGCCTGCCACTGTCCATGTGACTTCTTCTCCGTCTTCTGGTCCTTATCGGTTCCCAGTCTCCGAGGTCTTTAGCTGTCATGTCGAGAAAATCCTGGTCGACAACCTAATACCCTGGAAAGAAAGCCATTAAATTATCTTTTCCGTTTAGCCCCTCGTCTCGTGGCGTTGACAAAAAAGAAGCGGCCCGAAGCATCGCTTCGGGCCGCCGATATATGGTGCGGAAGGGGGGACTCGAACCCCCACGGCTTTTGGCCACTACCCCCTCAAGATAGCGTGTCTACCAGTTCCACCACTTCCGCGAACCGTCTTGTCTGAATCTATTGCTCTCCCTGCGGCTTGGCCGGGGCGGGCTCCTCGAAGATGACCTCGGGCTTGGCCGCCTCGGGCACCTTGGGCTCGGGAGCCGGGACGCTCATCATGATCGAGTCCCTGGTCACCGCCTTGACGCCCGTGAGCTTGTTGTACGTCAGGGAAGTGAGCAGGAAGAGGACCGCCAGAACGGCCGTTGCCTTGACCAGGACCCCACCCGCGCCGGAGCTGCCGAACACGGACGAGCTGCCGCCGCCGAAGATGACTCCCATGCCTTCCTTGCCCGACTGCAAAAGGACCAGTCCCACGAGCACGATGCAGGCGATGATGTGTATGGTCAGAACAATTCCGCTCAACGTCTCTCTCCAGAAATTCCCTTCGGGTTCATGCCAACGCGATCCGGCTAAAGCTCTCACCCGTCAGGCTTGCGCCACCTACCAGCACTCCGTTCACGTTGTCAAGCGACAAAATTTCGGAAGTGTTCTCGGGT
This window harbors:
- the lysA gene encoding diaminopimelate decarboxylase, whose product is MNHFEYRNDRLFAEDVPVEEIVARFGTPTYVYSSATFRRHFEAFDSAFARLPHMVCYSVKANSNIHILRLLAEKGAGVDIVSGGELYRALKAGVPGGRIVFSGVAKTADEIEDALKAGILMFNAESLDELKAIDATAARLGKKARVALRINPDVDPKTHPYISTGMKKNKFGLDMETALVGYEMARDMTNVEPVGIDCHIGSQLTTLEPFLEALDKVLGFYRRLKDMGIEVTYLDLGGGLGITYNEEEPPHPSAFGEALTERLKDLPLTLILEPGRVISGNAGILAFRTLYTKTTPVKKFLIVDAAMNDLVRPSLYGSYHRIEEVAKMGRPVEIVDIVGGICESTDFLARDREMPAVEPGEYLAAFSAGAYGMTMSSQYNSRRRAAEVLVDGAKVRLIRRRETYDDIIAPEMESE
- a CDS encoding flagellar biosynthesis anti-sigma factor FlgM, with protein sequence MDSGRQDEQATGQGIPVTPRENPEDRAKRIQALKRLVQDGSYRPSLVAVADELLCGGHLSFDHEE
- the secG gene encoding preprotein translocase subunit SecG; this translates as MSGIVLTIHIIACIVLVGLVLLQSGKEGMGVIFGGGSSSVFGSSGAGGVLVKATAVLAVLFLLTSLTYNKLTGVKAVTRDSIMMSVPAPEPKVPEAAKPEVIFEEPAPAKPQGEQ